One window from the genome of Rickettsiella endosymbiont of Xylota segnis encodes:
- the dapB gene encoding 4-hydroxy-tetrahydrodipicolinate reductase, whose translation MSIRVLVNGAAGRMGQTTVKFIHADKTLDLVGETYGKDDLKKSILAAKADIVIDFTNAAVVYENTKNIILAGAHPVIGTSGLLPEQIQEFQNLCAEKSLGGIIAPNFCIGALLMMRFAEKAAQYFSECEIIETHHENKLDAPSATAIKTAELISFARKKQPSPKKIHETLVGARGAVKDQIPIHALRLPGFLAKQDVIFGHLGGNLVIAHETIDRNAFMPGVLLACKKVISLKKLVYGLETFL comes from the coding sequence GTGTCTATTCGAGTTCTTGTTAACGGCGCTGCGGGCCGCATGGGGCAAACCACTGTTAAATTTATTCATGCGGATAAAACTTTAGACTTGGTTGGAGAAACATACGGTAAAGACGATCTAAAAAAATCTATACTCGCTGCAAAAGCCGATATTGTCATTGATTTCACCAATGCGGCCGTCGTATACGAAAACACCAAAAATATTATCTTAGCCGGTGCTCATCCTGTTATCGGGACCAGTGGTTTACTTCCGGAACAAATACAAGAATTTCAAAATCTTTGCGCTGAGAAAAGTTTAGGCGGAATTATTGCACCGAATTTTTGTATAGGTGCTTTATTAATGATGCGCTTTGCCGAAAAAGCCGCGCAGTATTTTTCCGAATGCGAAATTATAGAAACACATCATGAAAATAAATTGGATGCTCCTTCTGCAACCGCTATAAAAACAGCTGAATTAATTAGTTTTGCCAGAAAAAAACAACCTAGCCCCAAAAAAATTCATGAAACATTAGTTGGCGCCCGTGGTGCCGTTAAAGATCAAATCCCGATACATGCCTTACGTCTACCAGGATTTCTCGCCAAGCAAGATGTAATATTTGGTCATCTCGGTGGAAATTTGGTTATTGCCCATGAAACAATAGACCGTAATGCCTTTATGCCCGGCGTATTATTGGCTTGCAAAAAGGTCATATCGTTAAAAAAGTTAGTTTATGGCTTAGAAACTTTTTTATAA
- the rsmG gene encoding 16S rRNA (guanine(527)-N(7))-methyltransferase RsmG, with product MADFKQLYAELLKQLNENHFNIDNITSKKLIEYVLLLHKWNQIHNLTSIRDPLQMLIKHIIDSLVISPYLKGPRILDVGTGAGLPGLPLALTHPQYRFALLDSNGKKTRFLTHVIQTLMMTNVDIIPLRVEKYHPENCFNSVVSRAFSQLNEFLQKTKHLCCENGIFLAMKGQYPAEEINILDTNFKVIAVEALQIVGLDEKRHVLIVGLN from the coding sequence ATGGCCGATTTTAAACAATTATATGCTGAACTTTTAAAACAATTAAACGAAAATCATTTTAACATTGATAATATTACCAGCAAAAAATTAATTGAATATGTGTTGCTATTGCATAAATGGAATCAGATACATAATTTAACTAGTATTCGCGATCCTTTGCAGATGCTCATCAAACATATTATCGATAGTCTTGTTATTAGTCCTTATTTAAAAGGTCCACGCATTCTTGATGTTGGCACAGGCGCTGGTTTACCGGGTCTTCCTTTAGCGCTTACACATCCTCAATATCGTTTTGCATTATTAGATAGTAATGGAAAAAAAACCCGTTTCTTAACACATGTCATACAGACTTTAATGATGACTAATGTAGATATTATTCCTTTGCGCGTCGAGAAATATCATCCTGAAAATTGTTTTAACTCTGTGGTGAGCCGTGCCTTTAGCCAGCTCAATGAATTTTTACAGAAAACAAAACATTTATGCTGCGAAAATGGAATTTTTTTAGCTATGAAAGGTCAGTATCCTGCAGAAGAAATCAATATATTAGATACAAATTTCAAAGTAATTGCAGTCGAAGCTTTGCAAATTGTGGGGCTTGATGAAAAAAGACATGTATTGATCGTCGGTTTAAATTGA
- a CDS encoding efflux transporter outer membrane subunit, whose amino-acid sequence MWVFYRSCYQFSMIAVMLGSLSACLVGPDFASPEPPKVNHYTKPPWPCRTANAPGHGGASQQFILAKYISAEWWRLFHSSKINKLICQGITNSPNLRAAKATLLEAQENLSAGIGNNLFPNIAAQVTAQRGSNTGFFNSSNATNNSVTTSGIPSSVFNLFNASVNASYLLDFFGGMRRQIQGLQSQVEYQYFELRAAYLSLTSNIVTTAITVASLHRQICVTKQLIREQAQQLAIIKKQFDLGGVSQIEVVAQQTQLAQTQATLPPLEKSWAQTRHLLAILVGAFPSERHIIPSLDLNELHLPTKLPLSVPSALVRQRPDVRAAEALWEAANAQIGVATANLYPQFTLSGSWGKSNSVGSQVFGSQSNLWNIGGALFQPLFRGGALLAERRAAIAAYDAAAAQYQEVVLQAFKNVADTLRAIEADAREMRAQKQAETAAYANLYLVKQQFYLGSVSYLSLLDAQRQYQQTRISLVQAEASRYADTAALFQALGGGWWNSNCQ is encoded by the coding sequence ATGTGGGTTTTCTACAGGAGCTGTTATCAATTTTCCATGATTGCCGTGATGTTGGGTAGTCTCAGTGCTTGCCTGGTGGGGCCTGATTTTGCATCACCTGAGCCTCCAAAAGTAAATCATTATACAAAACCTCCTTGGCCTTGTAGAACTGCCAACGCGCCAGGTCATGGAGGGGCGTCACAGCAGTTTATTCTGGCTAAATACATTTCCGCAGAATGGTGGCGTTTATTCCATTCGTCTAAAATAAATAAACTCATTTGCCAAGGTATAACCAACAGCCCCAATTTGCGAGCGGCTAAAGCGACTTTACTTGAAGCACAGGAGAATCTAAGTGCGGGTATAGGAAATAATTTGTTTCCAAATATCGCAGCCCAAGTGACAGCACAACGTGGTTCCAATACAGGTTTTTTTAATTCCTCCAACGCTACGAATAACTCAGTAACTACCAGTGGGATTCCTTCATCAGTATTTAATCTGTTCAATGCTTCAGTCAATGCTTCTTATCTGCTTGATTTTTTTGGAGGAATGCGCCGGCAAATACAAGGTTTGCAATCCCAAGTAGAATATCAATATTTTGAACTTCGCGCGGCATATCTGAGTTTAACGTCGAATATTGTGACCACCGCAATTACCGTAGCCTCGTTGCATAGACAAATTTGTGTTACTAAGCAATTGATACGAGAACAGGCTCAACAATTGGCGATTATAAAAAAACAATTTGATCTCGGCGGTGTTTCACAAATTGAAGTTGTCGCGCAACAAACACAATTGGCGCAAACTCAAGCAACTTTGCCCCCTTTAGAAAAAAGTTGGGCACAAACACGCCATTTACTTGCTATTTTGGTCGGTGCTTTCCCTAGTGAAAGACATATCATTCCTTCTTTGGATTTAAATGAATTGCACTTACCGACTAAACTGCCCTTGAGTGTACCTTCTGCTTTAGTTCGACAGAGACCTGATGTGCGTGCGGCTGAAGCATTGTGGGAAGCGGCTAATGCTCAAATAGGCGTTGCTACGGCTAATCTATATCCACAATTTACGCTCAGTGGTTCTTGGGGTAAATCTAATTCTGTAGGTAGTCAAGTGTTTGGTTCGCAAAGCAACTTGTGGAATATTGGTGGGGCATTATTTCAACCGTTATTTCGTGGTGGGGCTTTACTTGCTGAACGTCGTGCGGCCATTGCTGCTTATGATGCCGCTGCTGCCCAGTATCAAGAAGTTGTGCTACAGGCTTTTAAAAATGTAGCGGATACGTTACGGGCAATTGAAGCGGATGCTCGAGAAATGCGCGCACAAAAACAGGCTGAAACAGCGGCTTATGCTAATTTGTATTTGGTTAAACAACAATTTTATTTAGGCAGTGTAAGTTACCTTTCACTATTAGATGCACAACGACAATATCAGCAAACGCGCATTAGTTTGGTACAAGCAGAAGCCAGTCGATATGCAGATACAGCTGCTTTATTTCAAGCTTTAGGGGGTGGATGGTGGAACTCGAATTGCCAGTAG
- a CDS encoding DMT family transporter, translating into MVKYLKRIGSEKKRQLALLYLVIGAVAIGFAPIFVRLSEVGPIATGFWRVAIAFPILTLLSIGQGYTRPDDRHVPLLKDYLWLLFSGVLFGGDLATWHLSIQYTTIANSTLIANFSPILIALWGWIVLRRQPQKKLVIGLLLAILGIAVLIHPSLHMDKNIRIGDGLAFITAFFYAGYLLVLNRARKKFTAFSSMAISTFASMLTLLIITCLSGELAMPQTETAWIILFALALFAHILGQGLIAYALPYLPVTFSSTALLIQPMVAAMAGWYFFAEYLGFSQMIGMLIALVGIFLAKQTI; encoded by the coding sequence ATGGTCAAATATCTAAAAAGAATTGGTTCAGAAAAAAAACGTCAACTTGCTCTATTGTATTTAGTAATCGGGGCTGTAGCGATAGGTTTTGCTCCTATTTTTGTCCGATTAAGCGAAGTGGGTCCCATTGCGACAGGATTTTGGCGAGTGGCTATTGCTTTTCCGATTTTAACCTTACTTTCCATAGGACAAGGTTATACACGTCCGGATGATAGGCATGTCCCCCTTTTAAAAGATTATCTTTGGTTATTATTTTCTGGTGTTTTATTTGGCGGCGACCTAGCCACATGGCATCTTTCTATTCAATATACCACCATCGCCAACTCGACTTTAATTGCTAACTTTTCGCCTATCCTTATCGCTTTATGGGGATGGATTGTTTTACGCAGACAACCACAAAAAAAATTAGTAATTGGTTTATTATTAGCCATTTTAGGTATAGCTGTTTTAATCCATCCTAGCTTACATATGGACAAAAATATCCGCATTGGTGATGGGTTAGCCTTTATTACTGCTTTTTTCTATGCCGGATATTTATTAGTACTGAATCGTGCACGTAAAAAATTTACTGCCTTTTCAAGTATGGCGATATCAACTTTTGCCAGCATGCTTACCTTGCTTATCATCACATGCCTCTCTGGCGAGCTTGCTATGCCGCAAACAGAAACCGCTTGGATCATTTTATTTGCTTTAGCATTGTTTGCGCATATTTTAGGGCAAGGATTAATTGCTTATGCCTTGCCCTATTTACCCGTTACCTTTTCATCAACCGCTTTGCTTATCCAACCGATGGTCGCGGCCATGGCAGGTTGGTACTTTTTTGCAGAGTATCTAGGTTTTAGTCAAATGATCGGCATGTTAATCGCCTTAGTCGGTATCTTTTTAGCCAAACAAACCATTTAG
- the pepN gene encoding aminopeptidase N yields the protein MTEVKTTFLKDYTPPNFLINTVELTFKLDENSTQVNSRLTIIRDSAPENKNKPLILQGENCELVFIKLDGRSLSTKEYQLKDQELVILQVPDQFSLEIENRIKPKENTALSGLYVSRGIFCTQCEAEGFRRITYFLDRPDVLARYTTTIIADKTKYPILLSNGNNIAVQDLGHNQHSITWEDPFKKPSYLFALVAGDLEHIQDEFVTQSQRKIKLQIFSEKGEKNKCHHAMESLKKAMFWDEQAYGREYDLDIFMIAVIDDFNMGAMENKGLNIFNAQTILADPNSATDADYSYITKVVGHEYFHNWTGDRITCRDWFQLSLKEGLTVFREQEFSESIGNPATERINTVRQLRAMQFAEDAGPLAHPVQPDSYMEINNFYTMTVYEKGAEIIRMMKVLVGPKLFRKGMDDYFTSHDGQAVTIEDFVKSIEKGSGYDLQQFRRWYKQSGTPELQIDYHYSFEDKTFDLILKQHCPPTPNQATKKPFYIPLVMALLNPEGHPIDLQLVGDATSMGTQCTLKLKEFEHVFQFVNVDAKPIPSLLRNFSAPVKLKVKYSDEDLAFLMQSDTDGFNRWDATQELANRIVLSRIQSSAAAEDSAVNQLIKGYKILFADDSQDSKDLLAELLSLPSEASLAEQMPMIDIDGIHEEREWLRFELVKKLENNFLHCYQSCHDLKPYVFDKQSVANRRLANISLTYLMLLQDPSVHHLCVEHYRKADNLTDRIVALSEIVNHNLSQRDRFLKEFYENNSTNSLVVCKWLAIQARAPLPDTLHQVKKLLKHPAFDYKNPNKIRSLIGVFSSENRSQFHDRSGVGYLFLSEQIQHLDPINPQIAARLVKPFTQWKRFDAGRQTLMREQLEKLIKIPGLSSDVFEMVSKSLL from the coding sequence ATGACTGAAGTAAAAACTACCTTTCTTAAAGATTACACTCCACCTAACTTTTTAATTAATACGGTTGAATTAACCTTTAAGTTAGATGAAAATTCGACTCAAGTTAACTCACGTTTGACAATCATTCGTGACTCGGCACCAGAAAATAAAAATAAACCGCTGATTTTGCAGGGCGAGAATTGTGAATTGGTTTTTATTAAACTCGATGGTCGATCTTTATCTACTAAAGAATATCAACTTAAGGATCAGGAATTAGTCATTCTTCAAGTGCCTGATCAATTTAGTCTTGAGATTGAAAATAGAATTAAGCCAAAGGAAAATACTGCGTTAAGTGGATTGTATGTTTCTCGAGGAATTTTTTGTACTCAATGTGAGGCAGAAGGTTTTCGTCGTATCACTTATTTTTTAGATAGACCGGATGTATTAGCGCGCTATACGACTACTATTATCGCTGACAAAACGAAATATCCCATTTTGTTATCTAACGGAAATAATATCGCAGTGCAGGATTTAGGACATAATCAACATTCCATTACTTGGGAAGACCCTTTCAAAAAACCTAGTTATTTATTTGCATTAGTTGCAGGTGATTTAGAACATATACAAGATGAATTCGTAACTCAATCGCAACGAAAAATAAAATTACAAATTTTTTCAGAAAAAGGTGAGAAAAATAAATGTCATCATGCGATGGAATCGTTAAAAAAAGCCATGTTTTGGGATGAACAAGCTTATGGTCGTGAATATGATTTAGACATATTTATGATTGCTGTCATCGATGATTTCAATATGGGTGCAATGGAAAATAAAGGACTTAATATTTTTAATGCACAGACTATTTTGGCGGATCCGAATTCAGCGACCGATGCAGATTATAGTTATATTACTAAAGTGGTGGGCCATGAATATTTTCATAATTGGACGGGTGATCGGATTACTTGTCGCGATTGGTTTCAATTAAGTCTTAAAGAAGGATTGACCGTTTTTCGTGAACAGGAATTTAGTGAATCGATTGGTAACCCGGCGACTGAGCGAATCAATACTGTAAGACAATTAAGAGCTATGCAATTTGCAGAAGATGCAGGTCCTTTAGCACATCCCGTGCAGCCTGATTCTTATATGGAAATCAATAATTTTTATACCATGACCGTATATGAAAAAGGTGCTGAAATCATTCGTATGATGAAGGTCTTAGTGGGTCCAAAATTATTTCGTAAAGGTATGGATGATTATTTTACTTCTCATGATGGACAGGCAGTCACTATAGAAGATTTTGTTAAATCAATCGAAAAAGGAAGTGGTTATGATCTGCAACAATTTCGTCGTTGGTATAAGCAATCCGGAACACCTGAATTACAGATTGATTATCATTATTCATTCGAAGACAAAACGTTTGATTTGATTCTTAAACAACATTGTCCTCCTACGCCGAACCAAGCAACTAAGAAACCTTTTTATATTCCTTTAGTCATGGCTTTATTGAATCCAGAGGGTCATCCAATTGATTTACAATTAGTCGGTGATGCAACATCAATGGGAACACAATGTACATTAAAGCTTAAAGAATTTGAGCATGTTTTTCAATTTGTTAATGTCGATGCTAAACCTATACCGTCTTTATTAAGAAATTTTTCTGCACCAGTAAAATTGAAGGTTAAATATTCTGATGAAGATCTTGCATTTTTAATGCAATCTGATACCGATGGCTTTAATCGCTGGGATGCTACACAGGAATTGGCCAATAGAATTGTATTAAGCCGTATTCAATCCTCAGCTGCTGCGGAAGATTCAGCAGTCAATCAACTGATTAAGGGATATAAAATTCTATTTGCAGATGACAGTCAGGACAGTAAGGATTTATTAGCGGAACTATTGAGTTTACCGAGCGAAGCTTCTTTGGCAGAACAAATGCCTATGATTGATATCGATGGTATTCACGAAGAAAGAGAATGGTTACGTTTTGAGTTAGTTAAAAAACTAGAAAATAATTTTTTACATTGCTATCAAAGTTGTCATGATTTAAAGCCTTACGTTTTTGATAAACAATCGGTAGCCAATCGACGTCTAGCGAACATAAGTTTAACTTATCTCATGTTATTGCAAGATCCTAGTGTGCATCATCTTTGTGTCGAACATTATAGGAAAGCTGATAATTTAACCGATCGGATTGTGGCATTAAGTGAAATTGTTAATCATAATTTATCGCAAAGAGATCGTTTTTTAAAAGAGTTTTATGAAAACAATTCGACTAATTCTTTAGTGGTTTGCAAATGGTTGGCCATACAAGCACGAGCTCCTCTACCAGATACCTTACATCAGGTTAAAAAATTACTAAAGCATCCTGCTTTTGATTATAAGAATCCAAATAAAATTCGATCGCTGATTGGTGTTTTTTCTTCAGAAAACCGTAGTCAATTTCACGATCGTTCCGGTGTGGGTTATTTGTTTTTAAGTGAACAAATACAACATCTTGATCCTATAAATCCTCAAATAGCCGCACGCTTGGTAAAACCTTTTACACAGTGGAAGCGTTTTGATGCTGGTCGTCAGACTTTGATGCGCGAGCAGCTAGAGAAACTTATCAAAATACCGGGACTTTCTTCAGATGTGTTTGAGATGGTGAGTAAGAGCTTGCTATAA
- a CDS encoding efflux RND transporter periplasmic adaptor subunit — protein MHRLKKHFNRPMIIMLISVGVLFILVFGYQAIKHLFIRHAMQKNAAPVVTVSAMRVQYSWWQPKILTYGSMRSVNGVYVTTELAGLVRTVYLKPGTEVKEGDVLVQLNADSDIALLHSLEAQEKLAEIIYHRDSAQFAVKAISKAVLDTDEQNLKNLQAQVAQQEAIVAKKTLKAPFTGRLGVSTVNVGQYLNPGDQVVTLQALDPLYADFFIPQQKLAQLHIGSIVNIKTDTYPDKIFTGKVTTINPIVDVNTRNVQIEATIANPQSEIYPGMFVSAEVQTSPMKQYLTLPQTAISFNPYGEIAYIVQQKGKDKNGKPQLTVLQTFVTTGEKRGDQIAILGGLKEGEMIVTSGQLKLKNGSSVVINNSVIPNNNPAPIAIDE, from the coding sequence ATGCATAGATTAAAAAAGCATTTTAATAGACCCATGATCATCATGTTGATCAGTGTTGGGGTGCTTTTTATTCTGGTTTTCGGTTATCAAGCTATTAAGCATCTCTTTATTCGACATGCGATGCAAAAGAATGCTGCACCGGTCGTCACGGTTTCCGCCATGCGCGTTCAATATTCATGGTGGCAACCAAAGATTTTGACCTATGGCAGTATGCGATCTGTGAATGGTGTGTATGTCACCACAGAATTAGCCGGATTGGTGCGCACAGTTTATTTGAAACCAGGCACGGAGGTTAAAGAGGGAGATGTTTTAGTCCAACTCAATGCGGACTCAGACATAGCCTTATTACACTCATTAGAAGCACAAGAGAAATTAGCTGAAATTATATATCATCGGGATAGTGCACAATTTGCTGTCAAAGCAATCAGTAAAGCCGTGCTGGATACGGATGAACAAAATCTAAAAAATTTACAAGCACAAGTCGCGCAACAAGAAGCCATTGTTGCTAAAAAAACCTTAAAAGCACCGTTTACTGGTCGTTTAGGTGTTTCGACTGTGAACGTAGGTCAATATCTCAATCCGGGTGATCAAGTCGTTACTTTGCAAGCTTTAGATCCACTTTATGCTGATTTTTTTATTCCACAGCAAAAGTTAGCGCAATTACATATAGGATCTATAGTTAACATTAAAACTGACACCTACCCAGATAAAATTTTTACTGGAAAAGTGACTACCATCAATCCTATTGTGGATGTTAATACACGGAATGTGCAGATTGAAGCCACCATCGCAAATCCGCAGTCTGAAATATATCCTGGTATGTTTGTTTCAGCCGAAGTGCAAACCAGCCCAATGAAACAATATTTAACGCTGCCACAGACAGCGATCAGTTTTAATCCTTATGGAGAGATAGCCTATATCGTGCAACAAAAAGGAAAAGATAAAAATGGAAAACCACAACTTACCGTACTACAAACTTTTGTGACAACGGGTGAAAAACGCGGCGATCAAATTGCTATCTTGGGTGGTTTAAAAGAAGGTGAAATGATTGTTACCAGCGGGCAACTCAAACTTAAAAATGGCAGTAGTGTGGTGATTAATAATTCTGTGATACCAAATAATAATCCTGCACCGATAGCTATTGATGAATAA
- a CDS encoding DMT family transporter, with protein MKLSSKANLYLLLATLMWGITFPLTRNALTEVDPFVFVSLRFALATLVLLPNVWILLQNTTRTILRGSLIIGILNAGAYLCQTIGLQTVHSSRAAFITGASVILVPFLAPLFKLEKPSSLDLLCAGIGFIGLYVLMDIKHFYIGHGELWVFLGAIFFSLQITYLQRINQLIGDYQLLAFYQLLFTVPFVFLFTKGHSFIAALQPQALVGILFCAVFATSLAYYLQNKYQKFTSAPKAALIFALEPVFASLFGVLINHEMLAKTTVVGGSLLLLSLILPAIVNMKKESDPLIK; from the coding sequence ATGAAATTATCTAGTAAAGCAAATCTTTATCTTCTTTTAGCAACCTTGATGTGGGGGATTACTTTTCCCCTGACACGAAATGCGTTGACTGAAGTCGATCCCTTTGTATTTGTAAGTTTACGTTTTGCTTTAGCTACGTTGGTTTTGTTGCCTAATGTCTGGATTTTGCTTCAAAATACGACCCGAACTATTTTGCGTGGCAGCTTAATCATTGGTATTCTGAATGCGGGAGCTTATCTTTGTCAAACCATCGGTTTGCAGACAGTGCATTCCTCGCGCGCGGCGTTTATAACGGGTGCAAGTGTTATTTTAGTGCCCTTTCTAGCGCCGTTGTTTAAATTAGAAAAACCGAGCAGCTTGGATTTATTGTGTGCGGGCATAGGATTTATAGGTCTGTATGTCTTAATGGATATCAAACATTTTTATATAGGACATGGTGAACTATGGGTTTTTTTGGGTGCTATCTTTTTTTCTTTACAAATTACTTACCTACAACGTATTAATCAATTAATAGGTGATTATCAATTATTAGCTTTTTATCAACTTTTGTTTACAGTACCGTTTGTCTTTTTATTTACTAAAGGCCATTCTTTTATTGCTGCTTTGCAACCGCAAGCTTTAGTGGGCATCTTATTTTGTGCTGTATTTGCTACCAGTTTGGCGTATTATTTGCAAAATAAATACCAAAAATTTACAAGTGCCCCCAAAGCGGCGTTGATATTTGCTTTAGAACCGGTATTTGCAAGCCTATTTGGCGTGCTTATTAATCATGAAATGCTGGCTAAAACCACAGTTGTTGGTGGCTCACTATTATTGTTAAGTTTAATTCTTCCGGCGATAGTGAATATGAAAAAAGAATCTGATCCTCTCATCAAATAA